Proteins from one Pseudoliparis swirei isolate HS2019 ecotype Mariana Trench chromosome 22, NWPU_hadal_v1, whole genome shotgun sequence genomic window:
- the dbpb gene encoding D site albumin promoter binding protein b — protein sequence MSRQLTQRPNPDLPAGTGPQFGSCTQPAGSLTGTQLNSMAGLKSLLQHPMKGDQRLKPPCDAKDKEKLDVDEDSSGVCPVRNGSGIGNSTNSNGGGGGSGGGGGGGGGGGAAGSGGNAGGSFNQFLGPLLWDRTLPADGGLFQLQYMDLEEFLTENGMGNAHNNNSSSSAQIPSQSSQSAVPNQSSQCLPPSSPPGSSSSSPSPSSSPSLIGLEVAQPQSLGGGNDCLHGSQTSMNDSCESPSSSSSSSCPPLLTPTDSGPDGNGMYDMDSSDMDMSNQPNYDPRRHSFSEEELKPQPMIKKARKILVPEGLKDEKYWTRRYKNNEAAKRSRDARRLKENQISVRAAYLERENATLRQEVAEIRKELGRCRNILSKYENRLADQ from the exons ATGTCCAGGCAGCTCACCCAGCGTCCGAACCCTGACCTCCCAGCTGGCACAGGCCCACAGTTTGGAAGCTGTACCCAACCTGCAGGCTCCCTCACAGGGACGCAACTCAACTCTATGGCCGGTCTTAAGTCCCTCCTGCAGCACCCCATGAAGGGAGACCAACGTTTAAAACCCCCGTGCGATGCAAAAG ACAAAGAGAAGCTGGACGTGGATGAGGACTCCAGTGGAGTGTGCCCCGTGAGGAATGGCAGTGGAATAggcaacagtactaacagtaatggcggcggaggaggaagtggaggaggaggaggaggaggaggaggaggtggtgctgCAGGTAGTGGTGGAAATGCAGGAGGAAGTTTTAACCAGTTCTTGGGCCCCCTTTTGTGGGATCGCACCCTGCCTGCGGATGGGGGCCTCTTTCAGCTGCAGTACATGGACTTGGAGGAGTTTCTGACCGAAAACGGAATGGGCAACGCGCATAATAACAACAGCTCCAGTTCAGCACAGATCCCCTCCCAGAGCTCCCAGTCAGCCGTGCCCAACCAGAGCTCCCAGTGCCTACCGCCCTCATCCCCACCtggctcttcatcttcatcaccttctccctcttcttccccaTCGCTCATTGGTTTGGAGGTGGCTCAGCCGCAGAGCCTTGGAGGTGGAAATGACTGTTTGCATG GGAGTCAGACCAGTATGAACGACTCCTGTGagtccccctcttcttcctcctcgtcctcctgtcCACCTCTGTTGACACCTACGGACAGCGGTCCAGACGGGAACGGCATGTACGACATGGATTCTTCGGACATGGATATGTCTAACCAGCCGAACTACGACCCCAGGAGGCACTCCTTCAGTGAAGAGGAGCTCAAGCCACAGCCGATGATCAAGAAGGCCCGAAAGATCCTGGTGCCCGAGGGCTTGAAG GATGAGAAGTATTGGACCAGGAGGTATAAAAACAATGAAGCAGCAAAGCGTTCCCGAGATGCTCGCCGTCTTAAGGAGAACCAAATATCTGTGCGTGCCGCctacctggagagagagaacgccACACTCCGACAGGAAGTGGCCGAGATCCGGAAGGAGCTGGGCCGCTGTCGCAACATCCTTAGTAAATACGAGAACCGTCTCGCTGACCAGTGA